Proteins co-encoded in one Siniperca chuatsi isolate FFG_IHB_CAS linkage group LG11, ASM2008510v1, whole genome shotgun sequence genomic window:
- the thumpd2 gene encoding THUMP domain-containing protein 2 isoform X1: MTEPRSEGGLVRYYCTAGNGMEPFLIDEVKRRLAAEDVCQMPGKVLFSSSAGIGRVSELKAAERLFLLLKQDSPVRLSAHTSPAKAASVLQSRLLGDRNQWTSAVMTWSRLQGELAYRRTTVNTPSTALGVKRKREEGRSEQQREEEEKCDVETRKSTGEQREEEGGNRRQRSGEKNGAQTLEKKRKREKDERAVEGVRDVERKREEETSDETCIEDQTLEKKRDDEEEVREMVMELSSCRKNGKHGVISGTDFNVTPGLDHSVESSSRRMDDMSKDFAVESVENVKTTGERDNTLLPPSRIEPEPSSVPVSFRISCKCTGSLSRYFSTQEVSRVIGVGLSRLLGWKADLKNPQLEVNVYLSDDHCLLGIPLTRLPLANRSYIKTTGLRSTVAWAMASLAQIQPGFCVVDSMCGVGTILIEAAQEHKASCFLGVDIDDGQLQKANENVEFAELGNRIHLLKASSMVLPLPSASVDAVVCDLPFGRKFGSKTNMAANLPLILTEMERVLCIGGTLVLLLSPQLSCVLKRLLAQKDTGSLSNQETKPQTGIQDCPSPLSSTKQQTFQIHQGVKSPPNQEIDPQSGLQHSLPPSLSSLKHQATLRVSLGMIDGLIHKYVKVDT, from the exons ATGACTGAACCGAGAAGTGAGGGGGGGTTAGTTCGCTACTACTGCACCGCCGGTAACGGGATGGAGCCTTTCTTAATTGACGAGGTGAAGAGGAGGCTGGCAGCTGAAGAT gtgtgtCAGATGCCAGGTAAAGTGTTGTTCAGCTCCTCTGCAGGGATCGGCAGAGTCAGTGAGCTGAAGGCTGCAGAGAGACTCTTCCTCCTGTTGAAACAAGACTCGCCTGTGCGGCTCTCTGCCCACACCAGCCCAG CAAAGGCAGCCTCTGTGCTGCAGTCCAGACTGTTGGGTGACAGGAATCAGTGGACCAGTGCTGTAATGACATGGAGCCGCCTGCAGGGGGAGCTGGCATACAGAAGGACTACTGTCAACACGCCAAGCACTGCCCTAGgagtgaagaggaagagggaggaggggaggagtgaacaacagagggaagaggaggagaagtgcGATGTGGAGACTAGAAAAAGTAcaggagagcagagggaggaggagggtgggaaCAGGAGGCAGAGAAGTGGTGAAAAAAATGGAGCACAGACACttgaaaagaagagaaagagagagaaagatgagagagCGGTTGAAGGAGTGAGAGatgtagagagaaagagggaggaagagacgAGTGATGAAACCTGCATTGAAGACCAGACACTGGAGAAAAAGAgggatgatgaagaagaggtGAGGGAAATGGTTATGGAGTTAAGCAGCTGTAGAAAAAATGGTAAACATGGCGTGATATCAGGAACAGATTTCAATGTCACACCAGGACTAGACCACAGTGTGGAAAGTAGCAGCAGGAGGATGGATGACATGTCAAAGGACTTTGCTGTAGAAAGTGTGGAAAATG TGAAGACTACTGGAGAAAGAGATAACACACTACTGCCACCCAGCAGGATTGAACCAGAGCCTTCTTCTGTCCCGGTCTCTTTTAGAATCAGCTGCAAGTGTACTGGATCTCTGTCTCGATACTTCAGCACACAG GAGGTGAGCAGAGTGATTGGAGTAGGCCTGAGCAGACTGCTGGGCTGGAAGGCTGACCTGAAGAATCCACAGCTGGAG GTGAATGTTTATTTGAGTGATGACCACTGCCTGCTGGGGATTCCACTAACCAG GTTACCTCTGGCTAACCGGAGCTACATTAAAACCACAGGACTGAGGTCTACTGTCGCCTGGGCTATGGCCTCACTGGCTCAGATACAG CCAGGCTTCTGTGTGGTCGACTCAATGTGTGGGGTGGGAACTATCTTAATAGAAGCAGCACAGGAACACAAG GCTTCCTGTTTCCTGGGTGTGGACATTGATGATGGACAGCTGCAGAAGGCCAATGAGAACGTAGAGTTTGCAGAGCTGGGAAACAGGATACACCTGCTGAAAGCCTCATCTATGG tgctGCCTCTGCCCAGCGCCAGTGTAGATGCTGTAGTCTGTGACCTGCCATTTGGCAGGAAGTTTGgctccaaaacaaacatggctgcCAATCTGCCACTCATCCTCACTGAGATGGAGAG aGTCCTCTGTATTGGTGGTACCCTGGTTCTCCTTCTGAGTCCTCAGTTATCCTGTGTCCTGAAAAGACTCCTGGCACAGAAAGACACTGGATCACTATCTAACCAGGAAACAAAGCCTCAAACTGGGATACAAGACTGCCCATCTCCTCTGTCTTCCACTAAGCAGCAGACTTTCCAAATCCACCAGGGCGTCAAATCCCCACCTAACCAGGAAATAGACCCTCAGTCTGGGCTACAACACAGtctgcccccctctctctcctccctgaaGCACCAGGCAACTCTTAGAGTCAGCTTAGGCATGATAGATGGACTTATCCATAAATATGTCAAGGTAGACACTTGA
- the thumpd2 gene encoding THUMP domain-containing protein 2 isoform X2: protein MPGKVLFSSSAGIGRVSELKAAERLFLLLKQDSPVRLSAHTSPAKAASVLQSRLLGDRNQWTSAVMTWSRLQGELAYRRTTVNTPSTALGVKRKREEGRSEQQREEEEKCDVETRKSTGEQREEEGGNRRQRSGEKNGAQTLEKKRKREKDERAVEGVRDVERKREEETSDETCIEDQTLEKKRDDEEEVREMVMELSSCRKNGKHGVISGTDFNVTPGLDHSVESSSRRMDDMSKDFAVESVENVKTTGERDNTLLPPSRIEPEPSSVPVSFRISCKCTGSLSRYFSTQEVSRVIGVGLSRLLGWKADLKNPQLEVNVYLSDDHCLLGIPLTRLPLANRSYIKTTGLRSTVAWAMASLAQIQPGFCVVDSMCGVGTILIEAAQEHKASCFLGVDIDDGQLQKANENVEFAELGNRIHLLKASSMVLPLPSASVDAVVCDLPFGRKFGSKTNMAANLPLILTEMERVLCIGGTLVLLLSPQLSCVLKRLLAQKDTGSLSNQETKPQTGIQDCPSPLSSTKQQTFQIHQGVKSPPNQEIDPQSGLQHSLPPSLSSLKHQATLRVSLGMIDGLIHKYVKVDT from the exons ATGCCAGGTAAAGTGTTGTTCAGCTCCTCTGCAGGGATCGGCAGAGTCAGTGAGCTGAAGGCTGCAGAGAGACTCTTCCTCCTGTTGAAACAAGACTCGCCTGTGCGGCTCTCTGCCCACACCAGCCCAG CAAAGGCAGCCTCTGTGCTGCAGTCCAGACTGTTGGGTGACAGGAATCAGTGGACCAGTGCTGTAATGACATGGAGCCGCCTGCAGGGGGAGCTGGCATACAGAAGGACTACTGTCAACACGCCAAGCACTGCCCTAGgagtgaagaggaagagggaggaggggaggagtgaacaacagagggaagaggaggagaagtgcGATGTGGAGACTAGAAAAAGTAcaggagagcagagggaggaggagggtgggaaCAGGAGGCAGAGAAGTGGTGAAAAAAATGGAGCACAGACACttgaaaagaagagaaagagagagaaagatgagagagCGGTTGAAGGAGTGAGAGatgtagagagaaagagggaggaagagacgAGTGATGAAACCTGCATTGAAGACCAGACACTGGAGAAAAAGAgggatgatgaagaagaggtGAGGGAAATGGTTATGGAGTTAAGCAGCTGTAGAAAAAATGGTAAACATGGCGTGATATCAGGAACAGATTTCAATGTCACACCAGGACTAGACCACAGTGTGGAAAGTAGCAGCAGGAGGATGGATGACATGTCAAAGGACTTTGCTGTAGAAAGTGTGGAAAATG TGAAGACTACTGGAGAAAGAGATAACACACTACTGCCACCCAGCAGGATTGAACCAGAGCCTTCTTCTGTCCCGGTCTCTTTTAGAATCAGCTGCAAGTGTACTGGATCTCTGTCTCGATACTTCAGCACACAG GAGGTGAGCAGAGTGATTGGAGTAGGCCTGAGCAGACTGCTGGGCTGGAAGGCTGACCTGAAGAATCCACAGCTGGAG GTGAATGTTTATTTGAGTGATGACCACTGCCTGCTGGGGATTCCACTAACCAG GTTACCTCTGGCTAACCGGAGCTACATTAAAACCACAGGACTGAGGTCTACTGTCGCCTGGGCTATGGCCTCACTGGCTCAGATACAG CCAGGCTTCTGTGTGGTCGACTCAATGTGTGGGGTGGGAACTATCTTAATAGAAGCAGCACAGGAACACAAG GCTTCCTGTTTCCTGGGTGTGGACATTGATGATGGACAGCTGCAGAAGGCCAATGAGAACGTAGAGTTTGCAGAGCTGGGAAACAGGATACACCTGCTGAAAGCCTCATCTATGG tgctGCCTCTGCCCAGCGCCAGTGTAGATGCTGTAGTCTGTGACCTGCCATTTGGCAGGAAGTTTGgctccaaaacaaacatggctgcCAATCTGCCACTCATCCTCACTGAGATGGAGAG aGTCCTCTGTATTGGTGGTACCCTGGTTCTCCTTCTGAGTCCTCAGTTATCCTGTGTCCTGAAAAGACTCCTGGCACAGAAAGACACTGGATCACTATCTAACCAGGAAACAAAGCCTCAAACTGGGATACAAGACTGCCCATCTCCTCTGTCTTCCACTAAGCAGCAGACTTTCCAAATCCACCAGGGCGTCAAATCCCCACCTAACCAGGAAATAGACCCTCAGTCTGGGCTACAACACAGtctgcccccctctctctcctccctgaaGCACCAGGCAACTCTTAGAGTCAGCTTAGGCATGATAGATGGACTTATCCATAAATATGTCAAGGTAGACACTTGA